In a single window of the Prionailurus viverrinus isolate Anna chromosome D3, UM_Priviv_1.0, whole genome shotgun sequence genome:
- the TBX3 gene encoding LOW QUALITY PROTEIN: T-box transcription factor TBX3 (The sequence of the model RefSeq protein was modified relative to this genomic sequence to represent the inferred CDS: inserted 2 bases in 2 codons; deleted 1 base in 1 codon), which translates to MSLSMRDPVIPGTSMAYHPFLPHRAPDFAMSAVXGHQPPFFPALTLPPNGAAALSLXGALAKPIMDQLVGAAETGIPFSSLGPQAHLRPLKTMEPEEEVEDDPKVHLEAKELWDQFHKRGTEMVITKSGRRMFPPFKVRCSGLDKKAKYILLMDIIAADDCRYKFHNSRWMVAGKADPEMPKRMYIHPDSPATGEQWMSKVVTFLKLKLTNNISDKHGFTLAFPSDHATWQGNYSFGTQTILNSMHKYQPRFHIVRANDILKLPYSTFRTYLFPETEFIAVTAYQNDKITQLKIDNNPFAKGFRDTGNGRREKRKQLTLQSMRVFDDRQKKENGTSDESSSEQAAFNCFAQSSSPAVSTVGTSNLKDLCPSEGESDAEADSKDEHGPEACDAAKITTTTSEEPCRDKGSPAVKAHLFAAEPGGRPRDSGRPDKASPDSRHSPATISSSTRGLGAEERRSPGREGAATSKAEEARALPGKEAFAPLTVQTDAAAAHLGQGPLPGLGFAPGLAGQQFFNGHPLFLHPGQFAMGGAFSGMAAGMGPLLATVSGASTGVSGLDSTAMASAAAAQGLSGASAATLPFHLQQHVLASQGLAMSPFGSLFPYPYTYMAAAAAASSAAASSSVHRHPFLNLNTMRPRLRYSPYSIPMPVPDSSGLLTTALPSMAAAAGPLDAKAAALAASPASVAVDSGSELNSRSSTLSSSSVSLSPKLCPEKEAATSELQSIQRLVSGLEAKPDRSRSGSP; encoded by the exons ATGAGCCTCTCCATGAGAGATCCGGTCATTCCTGGGACAAGCATGGCCTACCATCCGTTCCTACCTCACCGGGCGCCGGACTTCGCCATGAGCGCGG CTGGTCACCAGCCGCCCTTCTTCCCCGCGCTGACGCTGCCTCCCAACGGCGCGGCGGCGCTCTCGC CGGGCGCCCTGGCCAAGCCGATCATGGATCAATTGGTGGGGGCGGCCGAGACCGGCATCCCTTTCTCGTCCCTGGGGCCCCAGGCGCATCTGAGGCCTCTGAAGACCATGGAGCCCGAAGAAGAGGTGGAGGATGACCCCAAGGTGCACCTCGAGGCCAAAGAACTTTGGGATCAGTTCCACAAGCGGGGCACCGAGATGGTCATTACCAAGTCGGGAAG GCGAATGTTTCCTCCATTTAAAGTAAGATGTTCCGGGCTGGATAAAAAAGCCAAATAtattctattgatggacattatAGCTGCTGATGACTGTCGATATAAATTCCATAATTCTCGGTGGATGGTGGCTGGTAAGGCTGACCCTGAAATGCCAAAGAGAATGTACATTCACCCAGACAGCCCGGCTACCGGGGAACAGTGGATGTCCAAAGTTGTCACTTTCCTCAAACTGAAACTCACCAACAACATTTCGGACAAACACGGATTT ACTTTGGCCTTCCCAAGTGATCACGCAACGTGGCAGGGGAAT TATAGTTTTGGTACTCAG ACCATATTGAACTCCATGCACAAATACCAGCCACGGTTCCACATCGTGAGGGCCAATGACATCTTGAAACTTCCTTATAGTACATTTCGGACATACTTGTTCCCCGAAACTGAGTTCATCGCCGTGACAGCATACCAGAATGACAAG ATAACTCAGTTAAAAATAGACAACAACCCTTTTGCAAAAGGTTTCCGGGACACTGGAAATGGCAGGAGAGAAAAAAG AAAACAGCTCACCCTGCAGTCTATGAGGGTGTTCGATGACAGACAGAAGAAGGAGAATGGGACCTCAGATGAGTCCTCAAGCGAACAGGCAGCCTTTAACTGCTTTGCCCAGTCCTCGTCTCCAGCTGTCTCCACCGTAGGGACATCGAACCTCAAAG ATCTGTGTCCCAGCGAGGGGGAGAGCGACGCCGAGGCCGACAGCAAAGACGAGCACGGCCCGGAGGCCTGCGACGCGGCCAAGATCACCACCACCACGTCGGAGGAGCCGTGCCGCGACAAGGGCAGCCCCGCGGTCAAGGCGCACCTCTTCGCCGCCGAGCCCGGCGGCCGGCCCCGGGACAGCGGGCGGCCGGACAAGGCGTCGCCCGACTCGCGCCACAGCCCGGCCACCATCTCGTCCAGCACCCGCGGCCTGGGCGCCGAGGAGCGCCGGAGCCCGGGCCGCGAGGGCGCGGCCACGTCCAAGGCCGAGGAGGCGCGCGCGCTGCCGGGCAAGGAGGCCTTCGCGCCGCTCACGGTGCAGACGGACGCGGCCGCCGCGCACCTGGGCCAGGGCCCCCTGCCGGGCCTCGGCTTCGCCCCCGGGCTGGCGGGTCAGCAGTTCTTCAACGGGCACCCGCTCTTCCTGCACCCCGGCCAGTTCGCCATGGGGGGCGCCTTCTCCGGCATGGCGGCCGGCATGGGGCCCCTGCTGGCCACCGTGTCCGGGGCCTCCACCGGCGTCTCGGGCCTGGATTCCACCGCCATGGCCTCCGCGGCCGCGGCGCAGGGACTGTCGGGGGCGTCGGCCGCCACCCTGCCCTTCCACCTCCAGCAGCACGTCCTGGCCTCGCAG GGCCTGGCCATGTCGCCTTTCGGAAGCCTGTTCCCTTACCCCTACACGTACATGGCCGCGGCGGCGGCCGCGTCTTCGGCCGCGGCCTCCAGCTCGGTGCACCGACACCCCTTCCTCAACCTGAACACCATGCGCCCGCGGCTGCGCTACAGCCCCTACTCCATCCCCATGCCGGTCCCGGACAGCAGCGGCCTGCTCACCACCGCCCTGCCGTCCATGGCCGCGGCCGCGGGGCCCCTGGACGCCAAAGCCGCCGCGCTGGCCGCCAGCCCGGCCTCGGTGGCCGTGGACTCAGGCTCGGAACTCAACAGCCGCTCCTCCACGCTCTCCTCCAGCTCTGTGTCCTTGTCGCCCAAACTCTGCCCGGAGAAGGAGGCGGCCACCAGCGAACTGCAGAGCATTCAGCGGTTGGTCAGCGGCTTGGAGGCCAAGCCGGACAGGTCCCGCAGCGGGTCCCCGTAA